A segment of the Kluyveromyces marxianus DMKU3-1042 DNA, complete genome, chromosome 5 genome:
TCGCTTTGCCATTCGGCGGCTAATTTATGGAGATCCATTGTCACTCCTTTAAATTCTTTTAAAGATGCCGGTTTTATTAGTCCAACACTTGGGCCAGAAGACTCTTTTTCTAACATAAAAGTAGCTCTTAAACCAGTATGATGGTTGGTATTGGGTCTATTTGGGGCCTTAactgttgtttttttcattatacataacttttcttgaatgtCTTGTAAATGATTATCTTAATTTTACCACACCtcatataatatatatgcaagagaaaaaagatatgAATGGATTCTGTtgacttttctttgaaactAAGTTATTTCTCATCATTCAGTCCCTTTATAAAATCAGATTCTGTTTCCTGTCCTATTATGCGTTGTTTACATATGCTATATAGCCCACCACCAATTACAAAGTTGTAATATGCGTTGATCAATCTTCCAAAAGACCATGAGAAGGCGTTTGGTCTCTCGAATAGCGAAGGGACCATTTAGGTCCTAAAACAAGGATTATCAGTCTATCGGCAAATCTGAATAACCAAGACATTGAGTAAATTATCAAAGCTAAAATGTCTACGAGTCTGAGgataaaggaaaaaaatcCAATACGATTATCGGTCACGACAATCTTCATTGGCTCAAATTGGTATCTTACAAAAATACCTGGTATACTTGTTGCCTTACTTTTTGGTCCATATTCTGCCTCGCTCAATGAGTACTGGTAGGTATCTACTTCGGCACCCATTTTTCTATACAGTGTTGGAACCACAGCAGTGAAGTAGTAAAAAGCCTTAACATTATTCTCTGAAAACTTTCCTGTATTATCCAATGGGTTGTCAATATAAGGGTAGAAATCTCCGAAGGATAATTCGTTGATGACATGGGCGAAGTTAAGCTGATCTTCAGGTACGCGTGCTTGAGAACGGTAACCCCAACCTTGTGCCGTGATGTGCAATTCACCTTTCACTTTGTTAACAGGTATTGAACCAAATATATGGCATCCATTAAAGTTATCTTGACCATCGCCAGATGAGGGAAATGATTCTCTAAATTGTGCTGGAATTGCCTCTCCTAGAATTTCATCTAGTTCTGGCGTGACGATCTCATTCATTTCGTTTAGTCTAGTTCCAATAGGAATGTAAAATGGCATGCCTTCCATTTCAACGTCCTCTGAAACAAACCTACGATCACCAGTAATATCTCTTGCATGAATCTGAATATGCTTACATGGCATATTCACATAGAGATCCAAGTTTATAGGTACAGTTTCCCTCACTTGATCATCCACTATATATTGTTGGTCAACATAGCCACCGAAATAACTACCAAATTCAGACCATGCGATgaacaaaaggaaaagataAGTCAGTACCGAGCTTAGACCACCTTTGGATGAATGTTTGACATGCTGTTCGTCCGTTTTAGCTGTAGTTAATGCCTTGTTTTTTCAAACAAGGAAAATTCATGTTAGTATAACTGCACGATTGATCTGCTTTAACAGGTAAACAAACCCACTAGGACATACGGAAAGCGTCAAAAGTTCTTAGACTAGCCATTGAACAACTTTGATTGCGTGTTATACAAAGTCTGGTACTTGATTCAACCCGCTTTACTGTTTAAATGAACGCACGTTTCCTACGTTTGTCgaataaatatatattttctagATATCGTTCTCATTAAAGAATACTTTCTAATATTCAACTCTTTTTACGTATATACCAGTACTGATATCAAAGTAATACTAAAAAACACAGTTATAAAGGATTAATATTTATTCATTAATAGTTTATACAGTGGATAGATACCCATCTACTGCAGTTACACCACTAGCTGGATTTAGTACGCTGTAGTTATCGTCggtttccttttcttgatcATTGTCTATTGGTGTAGAACCTGAACCTGAACCTGAACCCGGGTCCGAACCAGTGGGTGTCTCTGCTGTTACTGCAGCCTCAGACCTCATCCACTTGAAGCATAAAATCGCGAATATtaattcaacaaagaaCCTTGAAATGTGAAACCATGCGCCGCTTCCAAGTGATGCATGTATGATCTGTAGTCTTTTATAGCGGAAACAGTTAATCATGAATGCCAACATCAAAATGTGAAGAATGTACAAGAAGGTTATTATCACATTAGAAACGCTAATCCAGCGTGTCGCAATGCATATAGAGTTGACATTCCAGTTCAATTGTTTTATGGGGCTTTGGTTCTTTTTATGTTCAATCTTCATATATATCCAAAATAGTAAAAGCATCAAACACAACGATGCTAGAATGCAATTTGTAACAACTGTCCATTTTAGAATGATATTTACTGTATCATATATGTTTACGATCCATAGTTTCGTCTTCAATTGTTCCATCTCTTCCGGGTCATTGGGTGttatcattttcaacaATGTGTTCCCGCGTTTGTCGTCTTCCAAAAATTTGTTGAATGAAGAGACTAACGTCTGGTAAATAATCCAAAAAGAGTCACTGGTGATCTTGACATTATTTTCAGAGAGTACACCAAATTGAAACCCCAAATCTCTAACCAAAACAGATATTATGTTCAAACCATTAGTGTTGTCCATGCAGTAACGATCGAGCTTTGCATCGTGAGTTTGCTCCTTACAATAACCGAACGCATTAACATAATACACATTTGATGGATGGAAAACATTGATTAGGTCTGACTGGTTATACTTTTCATGTAAATCATTTAAGTCTATGTCCCAGTTGAAGTCTAATGTAAAAAACGACAAGAGTGAAAAGAATTCTTTAACTGTGCCAAATAATACTCTTGAGGTGGGCGTATCGTCTTTGAAATGGAAAATGTATTGTGGCATACATATCGGAAGATTAGCTGATGATGTACAGGTGAAGTTCGATAAGTGGGAGAACCATATTAAGAGCGAAAAAAATGTCAATATGATGAATGAAAGGTATTTGAACTTCATATTAGGGAATCTTATTTAATTGTGGGATGTGGACTGTGattgatttggaaaaagttTTTATGGTGGTTAATATGGTTAGGACACAGAATGATAGcctgttttttttcagtaTCCTATTTTGTGTTCTTCATGATTATAATTCTATTGTCAAGTTCTATAAGGCTATGACGTCGCAACgacaaaaaaagagaaataaCCACTAAGATCAAAAGTGGAAAGCGCTTGATGGCAGAATAGCTTCTGCTCTACTATAAACAGTATCAGAAGAGTTTGTTCGGATGAGATTACCTTCATAACTCGTTTCTTCgatattaatatttttcCTGCTGCCAGCAGAGGATTTTTGCATTGGTATCATGTGAACACCCAGCATAAATGTTGTCTCTTCTGAATCATGCAATATGCTAGGATTTGTAATACACCATTCGTACCCAGACCATAGCAGGCATGAAGCAATATTGGAGAATGCGAAAAGCCACAAAAATGTAAACCATGCACCACCTAGATGATATGAAAACCCATAGGAGTCAAGCTCTATTGAGATTTTATATCTCATAGAcaaagtaataatagtaaaaCACACCACTGTCACAACTGCCAGTGcaaatatcaaaagttTCAAAACAGATAATGAGTGTAGTAGGATCCTTGACATCCTTTGCCTCAGAGGATTGTATTTCAAATTGTAGTATGGGAAAATGCCAACTAAGATGGCCAATTCCATTACACCTATAGCATATAGCACACTGAGTAACTGGTATTTTCTCCACGAGAACGTTATAATGTACTTTTCGAAACTCTTCCCCTCAGGGGTATCGTCTATTAACTGTCCAGACTTATATTTGTAGCCGTAAGCAAAACTTAACACTAAGCCAAGACCAAGTTCGTTAAGGAGATCTCTATAATTCATGAGATAATGGGCACCTTCAAATCGGCAGGAAGTTTCTGTTGTAGAATTATGGATCTGTTTCCATGTTCCATCCTGTTGCCATACCTCTTCTTCCGCATATTTAGTGGTGCACCATCCGTAAACGCTCGTTTTGACGTATTTCGGTAAATCGTGAACCTGCGATTCTAAGTATTTAGTAAGAACTAGTACTTCTGAAGTGGTCAAGCCAAGACCATTATTCAAACCAGTATACCAATCATCTACCACTGAACTACTGAGCTTGTCGAATAGGCCCTGGAATATATCAACACTGGAAGTATCGAATCGGCCTAAAAATAGTTTATCCGGATATATAGCTGAAAACGCAGTCAAta
Coding sequences within it:
- the ERV41 gene encoding Erv41p; the protein is MASLRTFDAFPKTDEQHVKHSSKGGLSSVLTYLFLLFIAWSEFGSYFGGYVDQQYIVDDQVRETVPINLDLYVNMPCKHIQIHARDITGDRRFVSEDVEMEGMPFYIPIGTRLNEMNEIVTPELDEILGEAIPAQFRESFPSSGDGQDNFNGCHIFGSIPVNKVKGELHITAQGWGYRSQARVPEDQLNFAHVINELSFGDFYPYIDNPLDNTGKFSENNVKAFYYFTAVVPTLYRKMGAEVDTYQYSLSEAEYGPKSKATSIPGIFVRYQFEPMKIVVTDNRIGFFSFILRLVDILALIIYSMSWLFRFADRLIILVLGPKWSLRYSRDQTPSHGLLED
- the SMA2 gene encoding Sma2p, producing the protein MKFKYLSFIILTFFSLLIWFSHLSNFTCTSSANLPICMPQYIFHFKDDTPTSRVLFGTVKEFFSLLSFFTLDFNWDIDLNDLHEKYNQSDLINVFHPSNVYYVNAFGYCKEQTHDAKLDRYCMDNTNGLNIISVLVRDLGFQFGVLSENNVKITSDSFWIIYQTLVSSFNKFLEDDKRGNTLLKMITPNDPEEMEQLKTKLWIVNIYDTVNIILKWTVVTNCILASLCLMLLLFWIYMKIEHKKNQSPIKQLNWNVNSICIATRWISVSNVIITFLYILHILMLAFMINCFRYKRLQIIHASLGSGAWFHISRFFVELIFAILCFKWMRSEAAVTAETPTGSDPGSGSGSGSTPIDNDQEKETDDNYSVLNPASGVTAVDGYLSTV
- the ECM7 gene encoding Ecm7p; translation: MRLNNFAPWRFLTVTLFHLDAFDTMMLWVRFGLSLSIIIFVLVLTAFSAIYPDKLFLGRFDTSSVDIFQGLFDKLSSSVVDDWYTGLNNGLGLTTSEVLVLTKYLESQVHDLPKYVKTSVYGWCTTKYAEEEVWQQDGTWKQIHNSTTETSCRFEGAHYLMNYRDLLNELGLGLVLSFAYGYKYKSGQLIDDTPEGKSFEKYIITFSWRKYQLLSVLYAIGVMELAILVGIFPYYNLKYNPLRQRMSRILLHSLSVLKLLIFALAVVTVVCFTIITLSMRYKISIELDSYGFSYHLGGAWFTFLWLFAFSNIASCLLWSGYEWCITNPSILHDSEETTFMLGVHMIPMQKSSAGSRKNINIEETSYEGNLIRTNSSDTVYSRAEAILPSSAFHF